The following are encoded in a window of Phragmites australis chromosome 22, lpPhrAust1.1, whole genome shotgun sequence genomic DNA:
- the LOC133905451 gene encoding heavy metal-associated isoprenylated plant protein 33-like produces the protein MSKEDVLKVQTCVLKVNIHCEGCEKKVKKILHKIDGVYQTSVDAEQGKVTVSGLMDPDTVIKKLNKAGKPAQLWGSKPGVVSQLQKLQLGGGGKGQPKDAGGKGQKGGGGGGGGGKDAKMVLPQPTPQQLQQLQQLQQQMQMKGMTLPPQFMGGKMPFPAAAPVKDPKSVKFNLPEDDEFGDDGSEFDDELDDDEDFEDDGLDDLYDDPKMMMRPMPLGAGGGDKKGGNGGGGGKGGKKGGGGNEIPVQIKGNANNGGKKDSGAKQNQGGGSGHGNGKNGGGGQPPHNGKGGAPGGGTHPGQGKKGGGTGGPAVGVGGPMGGMPPQQPGMMRPSMMPPQQPGMMRPNMMGGAGFPGMGQMGGGPMSMPMGHPHMGGMQQGGSMPVGGIPGAGFYQGGGGGGMSSAPEMLQAAAAAGNPMAQQQYMALMQQQQQQQQQMMMHGHGHGHGHGHHGHGGAGYPPMGYGYGRPPMHYPMAYPMPPHPHSEPYNIFSDENPNSSCSVM, from the exons ATGAGTAAGGAGGATGTCCTCAAGGTGCAG ACCTGCGTGCTGAAAGTGAACATCCACTGTGAAGGATGCGAGAAGAAGGTCAAGAAGATTCTCCACAAGATTGATG GTGTGTACCAAACCAGCGTAGATGCGGAGCAGGGGAAGGTGACGGTGTCCGGCTTGATGGATCCGGACACCGTCATCAAGAAGCTGAACAAGGCTGGCAAGCCCGCCCAGCTGTGGGGCTCGAAGCCTGGCGTGGTAAGCCAGCTCCAAAAGCTCCAGCTTGGCGGCGGTGGCAAGGGCCAGCCCAAGGACGCCGGCGGCAAAGGTCAGaagggtggaggcggcggcggaggtggcggcaaAGATGCAAAGATGGTGCTGCCGCAGCCGACGCCACAACAGCTACAGCAGCTGCAACAGCTTCAGCAGCAGATGCAGATGAAGGGAATGACGCTTCCTCCTCAGTTCATGGGCGGCAAGATGCCGTTCCCGGCGGCCGCGCCGGTGAAGGACCCCAAGTCCGTTAAGTTCAACCTCCCCGAGGATGACGAGTTCGGGGACGACGGCAGCGAGTTCGACGATGAGTTAGATGACGATGAGGATTTCGAGGACGACGGCCTCGACGACTTGTACGACGAccccaagatgatgatgaggcCCATGCCGCTGGGCGCCGGCGGGGGCGACAAGAAGGGTGGCaatggcggcggaggcggcaagGGTGGCAAGAAGGGTGGCGGCGGGAACGAGATCCCGGTGCAGATCAAGGGAAACGCAAACAATGGCGGCAAGAAAGACTCTGGCGCCAAGCAGAACCAGGGTGGCGGAAGTGGCCACGGCAATGGCAAAAACGGTGGCGGCGGGCAGCCGCCGCACAACGGCAAGGGAGGCGCCCCGGGCGGCGGGACCCACCCGGGTCAGGGCAAGAAGGGCGGTGGCACCGGTGGCCCCGCCGTCGGTGTCGGTGGCCCGATGGGCGGCatgccgccgcagcagccggGCATGATGAGGCCGAGCATGATGCCGCCGCAGCAACCGGGCATGATGAGGCCGAACATGATGGGCGGTGCCGGTTTCCCCGGCATGGGCCAGATGGGCGGCGGGCCTATGAGCATGCCAATGGGCCACCCCCACATGGGGGGCATGCAGCAGGGTGGTAGCATGCCGGTCGGCGGTATACCTGGGGCGGGGTTCTaccagggcggcggcggcggcggcatgtcGTCCGCGCCGGAGATGCTgcaggctgccgcggcggctgGGAACCCCATGGCGCAGCAGCAGTACATGGCGCTgatgcagcaacagcagcagcaacagcaacagaTGATGATGCATGGTCATGGgcacggccacggccacggccaccACGGCCACGGCGGCGCCGGGTACCCGCCGATGGGCTATGGGTACGGCCGCCCGCCGATGCATTACCCAATGGCCTACCCGATGCCGCCGCACCCGCATTCCGAGCCTTACAACATCTTCAGCGACGAGAACCCCAACAGCAGCTGCTCAGTGATGTGA